From the Lolium rigidum isolate FL_2022 chromosome 2, APGP_CSIRO_Lrig_0.1, whole genome shotgun sequence genome, one window contains:
- the LOC124690598 gene encoding uncharacterized protein LOC124690598, with translation MRRMQVADAGLTTVTPVGAASFLKGSSKAAAGRKRKGPNLKTLAACKRPVPTRATGGWASLPTDIVGLITRRLLAGDSDVVDYISFRTVCSGWRACTPTPRDPTLRDPRLRPRGWVALCGGDAVRPDDAGEIVFFHTRTARRFRVLLPDLRWHRIVGFTDGLVILMDKRTTEIRVLHPFTRVVVDLPPLLPLYHEVVRQKSSLLDMNAAVCSSASSATSIAVVVWFPYTNVVLGADHPNSDWKVLHRGLYVWNTLPFQGRLYATTLSRSSRILQLYPPPGNEDFENPVVVGHVPYFADRVYCDFLLVESGGRMLLVIRHPAPGTNALDWSRLVVFKLYEVDVNSHPCKLIPVNSLGDRSLFLSGDRCLSVSARDLHSLSSNSIYFSLPHDPIVVHSLGSGLSERLSESCQIHDRKDRIRPSVRPFTVADHLITYCNPREWSKGLMFHEYQYIPESFKELIENIRAQNAQLKIRRVTLHSR, from the exons ATGCGGCGGATGCAGGTGGCAGATGCAG GACTgacgacggtgacgcccgtgggcgccgcATCCTTCTTGAAGGGGTCGTCGAA GGCGGCGGCGGGAAGGAAGCGAAAAGGTCCTAACTTGAAAACGCTCGCCGCGTGCAAGCGCCCTGTGCCGACGCGAGCAACCGGCGGCTGGGCGTCCCTGCCCACTGACATAGTTGGCCTCATCACCCGCCGGCTCCTGGCCGGCGACAGTGACGTGGTTGATTACATCTCCTTCCGCACCGTCTGCTCCGGCTGGCGCGCCTGCACGCCCACGCCGCGCGACCCTACTCTGCGGGATCCCCGCCTTCGCCCGCGAGGCTGGGTCGCGCTCTGTGGCGGCGACGCCGTCCGCCCAGACGATGCCGGCGAGATCGTCTTCTTCCATACGCGCACGGCCAGGCGCTTCCGCGTCCTCCTCCCGGACCTCCGGTGGCACAGGATCGTCGGCTTCACCGATGGCCTCGTCATCCTCATGGACAAGCGTACAACCGAGATCCGCGTGCTGCACCCGTTCACGCGCGTCGTGGTCGACCTCCCGCCCCTCCTCCCCTTGTACCACGAGGTGGTCAGGCAGAAGTCGTCTCTGCTTGACATGAACGCCGCGGTATGCAGCAGCGCATCCTCCGCGACCTCCATCGCCGTGGTGGTCTGGTTCCCCTACACAAACGTGGTGCTCGGTGCCGACCACCCAAATTCagactggaaggtcctccaccgAGGGCTTTATGTTTGGAACACCTTGCCCTTCCAAGGAAGGCTCTATGCCACCACCCTGTCGCGTTCAAGCAGGATCCTGCAGCTATACCCTCCTCCGGGAAATGAAGACTTCGAGAATCCTGTGGTGGTTGGTCATGTTCCATATTTTGCTGACCGCGTGTATTGCGATTTTCTACTCGTGGAGTCTGGTGGACGGATGCTGCTCGTCATCCGGCACCCAGCTCCTGGTACAAATGCGTTGGACTGGTCGCGACTAGTAGTCTTCAAGCTCTATGAAGTGGATGTGAACAGCCACCCCTGTAAGCTTATCCCGGTGAACAGCTTAGGTGACCGCTCGCTGTTTCTCAGCGGCGACCGATGCCTGTCTGTTTCAGCCAGGGACCTCCATTCCTTGAGCAGCAACTCCATCTACTTCAGTCTACCACATGACCCCATCGTGGTGCATTCGCTGGGGTCTGGTTTGTCCGAGCGGTTATCAGAGTCCTGCCAAATACATGACAGGAAGGATAGGATCCGCCCATCTGTGCGCCCCTTCACCGTTGCTGATCATCTTATCACCTACTGCAATCCTCGTGAGTG GTCTAAAGGACTCATGTTCCACGAGTACCAATACATACCTGAATCGTTCAAGGAACTGATTGAGAACATCCGGGCACAAAACGCGCAGTTGAAGATTCGACGTGTCACTCTGCATTCGCGCTGA
- the LOC124690599 gene encoding uncharacterized protein LOC124690599 — translation MVRKLPTSAPARAAAGRKRKGPNLKTLAACKRPVPTRATGGWASLPTDIVGLITRRLLAGDSDVVDYISFRTVCSGWRACTPTPRDPTLRDPRLRPRGWVALCGGDAVRPDDAGEIVFFHTRTARRFRVLLPDLRWHRIVGFTDGLVILMDKRTTEIRVLHPFTRVVVDLPPLLPLYHEVVRQKSSLLDMNAAVCSSASSATSIAVVVWFPYTNVVLGADHPNSDWKVLHRGLYVWNTLPFQGRLYATTLSRSSRILQLYPPPGNEDFENPVVVGHVPYFADRVYCDFLLVESGGRMLLVIRHPAPGTNALDWSRLVVFKLYEVDVNSHPCKLIPVNSLGDRSLFLSGDRCLSVSARDLHSLSSNSIYFSLPHDPIVVHSLGSGLSERLSESCQIHDRKDRIRPSVRPFTVADHLITYCNPREWSKGLMFHEYQYIPESFKELIENIRAQNAQLKIRRVTLHSR, via the exons ATGGTGAGGAAACTGCCGACTTCTGCTCCGGCCAGGGCGGCGGCGGGAAGGAAGCGAAAAGGTCCTAACTTGAAAACGCTCGCCGCGTGCAAGCGCCCTGTGCCGACGCGAGCAACCGGCGGCTGGGCGTCCCTGCCCACTGACATAGTTGGCCTCATCACCCGCCGGCTCCTGGCCGGCGACAGTGACGTGGTTGATTACATCTCCTTCCGCACCGTCTGCTCCGGCTGGCGCGCCTGCACGCCCACGCCGCGCGACCCTACTCTGCGGGATCCCCGCCTTCGCCCGCGAGGCTGGGTCGCGCTCTGTGGCGGCGACGCCGTCCGCCCAGACGATGCCGGCGAGATCGTCTTCTTCCATACGCGCACGGCCAGGCGCTTCCGCGTCCTCCTCCCGGACCTCCGGTGGCACAGGATCGTCGGCTTCACCGATGGCCTCGTCATCCTCATGGACAAGCGTACAACCGAGATCCGCGTGCTGCACCCGTTCACGCGCGTCGTGGTCGACCTCCCGCCCCTCCTCCCCTTGTACCACGAGGTGGTCAGGCAGAAGTCGTCTCTGCTTGACATGAACGCCGCGGTATGCAGCAGCGCATCCTCCGCGACCTCCATCGCCGTGGTGGTCTGGTTCCCCTACACAAACGTGGTGCTCGGTGCCGACCACCCAAATTCagactggaaggtcctccaccgAGGGCTTTATGTTTGGAACACCTTGCCCTTCCAAGGAAGGCTCTATGCCACCACCCTGTCGCGTTCAAGCAGGATCCTGCAGCTATACCCTCCTCCGGGAAATGAAGACTTCGAGAATCCTGTGGTGGTTGGTCATGTTCCATATTTTGCTGACCGCGTGTATTGCGATTTTCTACTCGTGGAGTCTGGTGGACGGATGCTGCTCGTCATCCGGCACCCAGCTCCTGGTACAAATGCGTTGGACTGGTCGCGACTAGTAGTCTTCAAGCTCTATGAAGTGGATGTGAACAGCCACCCCTGTAAGCTTATCCCGGTGAACAGCTTAGGTGACCGCTCGCTGTTTCTCAGCGGCGACCGATGCCTGTCTGTTTCAGCCAGGGACCTCCATTCCTTGAGCAGCAACTCCATCTACTTCAGTCTACCACATGACCCCATCGTGGTGCATTCGCTGGGGTCTGGTTTGTCCGAGCGGTTATCAGAGTCCTGCCAAATACATGACAGGAAGGATAGGATCCGCCCATCTGTGCGCCCCTTCACCGTTGCTGATCATCTTATCACCTACTGCAATCCTCGTGAGTG GTCTAAAGGACTCATGTTCCACGAGTACCAATACATACCTGAATCGTTCAAGGAACTGATTGAGAACATCCGGGCACAAAACGCGCAGTTGAAGATTCGACGTGTCACTCTGCATTCGCGCTGA